One window of Aspergillus oryzae RIB40 DNA, chromosome 3 genomic DNA carries:
- a CDS encoding NOT2/NOT3/NOT5 family protein (predicted transcriptional regulator), translating into MSELDKFGLAGLLRMIHSDSPDVAALAVGQDLMTLGLDLNQPEPLHTSFASPFVASMTGVPLEQDFALPSCYNVANIQPLQSRIASFSDETLFYIFYSMPRDIMQEVVAEELMGRKWRYHKIERCWLTRDETYPGPVDVERGVSERGIYLIWDPATWKKIRREFILRYEDLDNRMDPNRGLARVGFPHHGS; encoded by the exons ATGAGCGAGCTCGATAAATTCGGGCTAGCAGGTCTTTTGCGCATGATCCACAGCGATAGCCCAGATGTCGCCGCTCTTGCAGTAGGTCAGGACCTGATGACATTAGGCTTGGACCTGAACCAACCGGA ACCTTTACACACATCTTTCGCTTCCCCCTTTGTTGCATCCATGACTGGTGTGCCCTTGGAACAGGATTTTGCGCTTCCTTCTTGTTACAACGTTGCCAACATCCAACCACTCCAGTCACGTATTGCCAGCTTTAGTGATGAGACATTATTCTACATCTTTTACAGCATGCCGCGGGACATCATGCAGGAAGTCGTGGCAGAAGAGTTAATGGGTCGCAAGTGGAGATACCATAAGATTGAGAGGTGTTGGCTTACCCGTGATGAAACGTATCCTGGACCCGTCGATGTTGAGCGCGGCGTCAGTGAACGAGGCATATACTTAATCTGGGATCCTGCCACCTGGAAAAAGATCAGA CGCGAGTTTATTCTCCGgtatgaagatcttgacaaCAGAATGGATCCCAACAGGGGTCTCGCACGCGTTGGATTCCCGCACCATGGTTCATGA
- a CDS encoding uncharacterized protein (predicted protein), with amino-acid sequence MQQTPVQRQQHPTSQAPSRPIQTQSLPQQQSQPSHDDVFPSGAQFANRLDDYRNGGQGISGQLGSGAQPQTGNIDEFPPLGRNVAAEIGQDRRGSLMQSAGFGSYNAGLPLSGASQAQSTQNRNAISASINGQERIMSPANAGSGSTFVEGLTYRLMKD; translated from the coding sequence ATGCAACAAACCCCTGTCCAAAGGCAGCAACACCCTACGTCTCAAGCACCTTCACGACCTATCCAAACGCAATCCCTCCCCCAACAACAATCTCAACCCTCACATGATGATGTATTCCCATCTGGAGCTCAGTTCGCCAATCGCCTCGATGACTACAGAAACGGCGGACAGGGCATCAGTGGTCAGTTAGGCTCAGGCGCACAGCCCCAGACGGGCAATATTGATGAATTTCCTCCTCTGGGGCGCAACGTTGCCGCAGAGATTGGCCAAGATCGTAGGGGATCCTTAATGCAAAGTGCAGGATTTGGTAGTTACAATGCTGGCCTACCGCTTTCCGGTGCAAGCCAAGCCCAGTCCACGCAGAATCGCAACGCAATTTCAGCATCTATAAACGGGCAGGAGAGAATAATGTCGCCTGCCAATGCGGGATCAGGAAGTACGTTTGTTGAGGGCCTAACTTATCGCTTGATGAAAGATTAA